Proteins encoded within one genomic window of uncultured Draconibacterium sp.:
- a CDS encoding cytochrome c3 family protein translates to MKYLSKTLTKNLFDVGTGASSGLVKISLIVGLFLLPGLKLMAQSNDDCAMCHDDPELFTIVNGREVSRYIPAGILDKSVHSYLECISCHTDADVEEFPHADKLQPVNCGDCHDEAMTKYMDGVHGIAFEEGDKNSPNCAECHGTHEILSSADPQSRTYKMNIPILCGTCHREGAPVARAYNIGEHNIVENYTQGIHGKGLFGSGLVVTATCNNCHGNHLILPHTNMNSSISEKNIAATCMQCHARIEDVHIKIINKELWEKSPGAIPACTDCHPPHKVELKNIIENISDKTCLKCHEQPDIHKVVDEEQVSLYVDVNEFVNSAHNNITCVKCHSDVTANIARPCETSDKVDCSSCHAEESDIYFQSGHGKAYFAKHENAPYCTDCHGSHHVIPSENENSPTFRSEVPKLCGECHKENGQAVEGTNLKETNAYYDYSTSVHGRSLEEKGLLAAAICTDCHTTHFMLKEEDERSSVNPANLAKTCGNCHKGIYDQYMDSEHGISANTEELKFPTCETCHSAHNISEVHESKFMSEISSQCGQCHEDLAETYLETYHGKVYQLGYLDAARCSDCHGAHNIYRMDNPKSTISPRNIVETCSKCHTDANMKFTGYLTHATHYDKSNFPWLYYTFWAMTGLLLSVFAFFGLHTLLWIPRSLGAMINKRKEPKPVGKQMYIRRFQKKNRITHIFVIISFIMLALTGMILKFAYMDWAKFLAEVIGGAHVAGFIHRTAALVTFGYFVFHVVALLKVKFKKGIKVSKFIFSSNSLMFNRKDIRDFWASIKWFIGVGPRPEYGRWTYWEKFDYFAVFWGVLVIGSTGLMLWFPEFFTKFLPGWLINVAQIIHSDEALLAVGFIFTIHFFNTHLRPESFPMDTVIFTGYVLEEEYKKDRPHEYEQLVKSGKIDDVRVEKEFTKEQMRTIKIFGFTALFAGVIMILLIIYSLIFH, encoded by the coding sequence ATGAAGTACTTGAGCAAAACTTTAACCAAAAATCTGTTCGATGTAGGCACCGGAGCAAGTTCAGGGCTGGTTAAAATATCTTTAATAGTCGGGTTGTTTCTGTTGCCCGGATTAAAACTTATGGCGCAATCCAACGATGATTGTGCCATGTGTCACGACGACCCGGAACTTTTTACCATTGTAAATGGCCGGGAAGTATCGAGGTATATTCCTGCCGGTATTCTCGATAAATCAGTACATAGCTATCTCGAATGTATTTCGTGCCACACCGATGCCGACGTAGAAGAATTTCCGCATGCCGATAAGTTGCAACCTGTAAATTGTGGCGACTGCCACGATGAAGCCATGACCAAATACATGGACGGGGTTCATGGAATTGCATTTGAAGAGGGCGATAAAAATTCGCCCAACTGTGCCGAATGTCATGGAACACACGAGATATTGAGTTCAGCCGATCCGCAATCGCGTACCTATAAAATGAACATTCCGATTTTGTGCGGAACCTGCCACCGTGAAGGAGCGCCGGTTGCACGAGCCTATAATATTGGCGAGCACAACATTGTTGAAAATTACACGCAGGGCATACACGGGAAAGGATTATTTGGCAGTGGTTTGGTGGTTACTGCCACCTGTAACAATTGCCACGGCAACCACCTTATTCTCCCCCACACCAACATGAACTCCAGTATTTCGGAGAAAAACATTGCAGCAACCTGTATGCAATGCCATGCACGAATTGAAGATGTACACATTAAAATAATCAACAAGGAACTTTGGGAGAAAAGTCCTGGGGCGATTCCGGCATGTACCGACTGCCACCCGCCGCACAAAGTTGAGCTGAAAAATATTATCGAAAATATTTCGGATAAAACCTGTTTAAAATGCCACGAGCAACCGGACATTCATAAAGTAGTGGATGAAGAACAGGTTTCGCTTTATGTTGATGTAAATGAATTTGTTAATTCTGCACACAATAACATCACTTGTGTGAAATGTCACTCGGACGTAACAGCCAATATTGCCCGCCCCTGCGAAACTTCCGACAAGGTGGATTGCTCGAGTTGCCACGCCGAAGAGTCGGATATTTATTTCCAGAGCGGACACGGAAAAGCCTATTTCGCCAAACACGAAAATGCGCCTTATTGTACCGATTGTCACGGGTCGCACCATGTTATTCCTTCCGAGAATGAAAATTCGCCAACCTTTCGCTCAGAAGTACCAAAACTTTGCGGCGAATGTCATAAAGAGAATGGACAGGCAGTTGAAGGAACAAATCTAAAGGAGACCAATGCATATTACGATTATTCAACCAGCGTTCACGGACGAAGCCTGGAAGAAAAAGGATTGTTGGCAGCCGCAATTTGTACCGATTGCCACACCACACACTTTATGCTGAAAGAAGAAGATGAGCGTTCGTCGGTAAACCCGGCAAACCTGGCAAAAACATGTGGAAATTGCCACAAAGGAATATACGACCAGTACATGGACAGCGAGCACGGAATTAGCGCTAACACCGAAGAGCTGAAATTCCCAACCTGCGAAACCTGTCACTCAGCCCACAATATTTCCGAAGTACATGAAAGTAAATTTATGTCGGAAATTAGCTCGCAATGCGGACAGTGCCACGAAGATTTGGCCGAAACTTACCTGGAAACCTATCATGGAAAAGTATACCAGCTGGGTTACCTTGATGCAGCGCGTTGTTCCGACTGCCATGGTGCCCACAATATTTACCGGATGGACAATCCAAAATCAACAATTAGTCCAAGAAATATTGTCGAGACATGTTCGAAGTGCCATACCGATGCGAACATGAAATTTACCGGCTACCTGACACACGCCACCCACTACGACAAAAGCAATTTCCCATGGCTCTATTACACTTTCTGGGCTATGACCGGATTACTTTTAAGTGTATTCGCCTTCTTTGGGTTGCATACGTTGTTGTGGATACCACGTTCGCTGGGTGCCATGATCAACAAACGAAAAGAGCCAAAACCGGTTGGCAAACAGATGTACATCAGGCGTTTCCAGAAAAAAAACAGGATTACTCATATTTTTGTAATCATTAGTTTTATCATGCTGGCCCTTACCGGAATGATTCTGAAATTTGCCTATATGGATTGGGCAAAATTCCTGGCCGAAGTTATTGGCGGTGCCCACGTTGCCGGTTTTATTCATAGAACGGCAGCCCTGGTTACTTTCGGATATTTTGTTTTTCATGTGGTAGCGCTGTTAAAAGTAAAATTCAAAAAAGGAATTAAAGTCAGTAAATTTATATTCAGCAGTAACTCACTGATGTTTAACCGGAAAGACATTCGCGATTTTTGGGCTTCTATAAAATGGTTTATCGGAGTTGGTCCGCGGCCTGAATACGGAAGATGGACCTACTGGGAAAAATTCGACTACTTTGCTGTGTTCTGGGGAGTGCTGGTGATCGGCTCAACCGGATTAATGCTGTGGTTCCCCGAATTCTTCACCAAATTCCTACCCGGCTGGCTCATTAATGTGGCGCAAATCATTCATAGCGACGAAGCTTTATTGGCCGTGGGATTTATTTTTACGATTCACTTTTTCAATACCCACCTGCGTCCGGAATCCTTCCCAATGGACACCGTAATTTTTACCGGTTATGTTTTGGAAGAAGAATACAAAAAAGATCGTCCACACGAATATGAGCAACTCGTAAAATCAGGAAAAATTGATGACGTGCGCGTTGAAAAAGAGTTTACAAAAGAACAGATGAGAACGATAAAAATATTTGGATTCACCGCACTTTTCGCCGGCGTAATCATGATATTACTGATAATTTACTCTTTAATTTTCCATTAA
- a CDS encoding NapC/NirT family cytochrome c, whose translation MKLPSSIRNWISITGAVIAVFNLASILALFLLNLAFGFGGQYIGLIIFIVLPVFLVVGLLMIPIGMRIYRKKARLAEKEGKRLNWPILDFNNLATRNASTIFIIGTIFLLIISSVGSYEAFHYTESVEFCGKLCHEVMEPEYVTYHGSSHERVACVECHVGSGASWYVKSKLSGLYQVYSVLANKYPQPIPTPIANLRPARETCEECHWPEKFYDNKMREKHSFLTDEENTERIIHLQVKTSTQVTPKGVIKGIHQHISPEVKIEYKALDDKRQIIPWVKYTNTKTGEEYIYTDEMSMVPQEQLDSLETRVMDCLDCHNRPSHNYNAPQNFIDQSMAEGKISTELPAIKLAAMMALYQDYPNKDTAMIAIKDQVTDWFESGYPDIYETKKAEIDQAIATIQDDYSNNIFPYMKASWKEYPNNIGHMESDGCYRCHNDRHATTENRTISKDCSLCHNIIAQGTQDSMQYSTAFEALDFQHPVDIAEAWKTEMCSMCHKALY comes from the coding sequence ATGAAATTACCGTCTTCCATAAGAAACTGGATATCGATTACCGGAGCAGTTATAGCTGTATTCAATCTGGCTAGTATCCTGGCTTTGTTTTTATTGAATCTGGCTTTCGGATTTGGTGGTCAATATATTGGTTTAATCATCTTTATTGTACTTCCGGTATTTTTGGTCGTTGGATTGCTCATGATCCCAATCGGAATGCGAATTTACCGTAAAAAAGCACGATTGGCTGAAAAAGAAGGCAAACGTTTAAACTGGCCAATTCTCGATTTTAATAATCTGGCTACCCGTAATGCCAGTACAATTTTTATCATAGGAACAATTTTCCTACTCATAATTTCTTCGGTAGGAAGTTACGAAGCTTTTCACTACACCGAATCGGTAGAATTTTGCGGAAAATTATGCCACGAAGTAATGGAGCCGGAATATGTTACCTATCACGGTTCGTCGCACGAGCGTGTTGCCTGTGTGGAGTGCCACGTTGGTTCAGGAGCCAGCTGGTATGTTAAAAGTAAACTTTCGGGTTTATACCAGGTATATTCGGTTTTGGCAAATAAATATCCACAACCTATTCCTACCCCAATTGCCAATCTGCGCCCGGCACGCGAAACCTGCGAAGAGTGTCATTGGCCCGAGAAATTCTACGATAATAAAATGCGCGAGAAACATTCATTCTTAACCGACGAAGAGAATACAGAACGTATCATTCATTTGCAGGTAAAAACAAGTACTCAGGTAACTCCTAAGGGTGTTATTAAAGGTATTCACCAGCACATTAGCCCGGAGGTTAAAATTGAGTACAAAGCCCTTGACGACAAACGTCAGATCATTCCGTGGGTAAAATATACAAATACAAAAACCGGAGAAGAATACATTTATACCGATGAGATGAGTATGGTTCCTCAAGAACAGCTCGATTCGTTAGAAACACGGGTAATGGATTGTTTAGACTGCCACAACAGGCCATCGCACAATTACAACGCGCCGCAAAACTTTATCGACCAGTCGATGGCAGAAGGTAAAATATCAACCGAACTACCCGCCATAAAACTGGCGGCCATGATGGCACTTTACCAGGATTATCCGAATAAAGACACAGCAATGATTGCCATAAAAGACCAGGTTACCGATTGGTTCGAAAGCGGTTATCCGGATATTTACGAAACTAAAAAAGCAGAAATCGATCAGGCAATAGCCACCATTCAGGACGATTATTCAAACAACATCTTCCCGTATATGAAAGCCAGTTGGAAAGAATATCCAAATAACATTGGCCATATGGAATCAGACGGATGTTACCGTTGCCATAACGATCGCCACGCAACAACAGAGAACAGAACGATTTCAAAAGATTGTTCGCTGTGCCACAACATTATAGCTCAGGGAACTCAGGACAGTATGCAATATTCTACCGCTTTCGAAGCTTTGGATTTCCAGCACCCTGTTGATATTGCCGAAGCATGGAAAACGGAGATGTGCTCAATGTGTCATAAAGCATTATATTAG
- a CDS encoding multiheme c-type cytochrome, whose translation MNFRKLMFLLGLAIIFSTAATAQNYKYIGAAKCKMCHNKPDKGEQFKVWEAGPHAKAMDALEGADKTNETCLKCHSTAGSVDKGSLAGLKADEGVSCESCHGPGSHYKSAAIMKNKKMALSKGMIEPTEETCKVCHLGDKPEGHVAPKKAWNFDEFVKVIAHDDPTTN comes from the coding sequence ATGAACTTCAGAAAATTAATGTTTCTATTAGGTCTTGCGATTATATTCAGCACCGCAGCGACCGCACAAAACTACAAGTACATTGGTGCAGCTAAATGTAAAATGTGCCATAACAAGCCCGACAAAGGCGAGCAGTTTAAAGTTTGGGAAGCCGGTCCACACGCCAAAGCAATGGATGCGCTGGAAGGTGCTGACAAAACCAATGAAACTTGTTTAAAATGTCACTCAACTGCCGGTTCGGTAGATAAAGGATCGCTTGCCGGTCTTAAAGCTGACGAAGGAGTCTCGTGCGAATCATGTCACGGACCTGGTAGCCACTACAAATCGGCTGCAATTATGAAAAACAAAAAAATGGCACTTTCTAAAGGTATGATCGAACCAACAGAAGAGACATGTAAAGTTTGCCATTTAGGTGATAAACCAGAAGGCCACGTTGCTCCTAAAAAAGCATGGAATTTCGACGAATTTGTGAAAGTAATTGCTCACGACGATCCAACAACAAACTAA
- the ccsA gene encoding cytochrome c biogenesis protein CcsA: protein MKKLSSFLFSMFFTGILVVIFAIAIGYATFIENDYGTTTAKILIYNSRWFEILLFILCINIVGSVFKYKLIARKKWTILLFHISFIVIGVGAMITRYYGYEGNMHIRENSSSDFIISEASYVTVKVTDGTETVEESSEVKFSPYTANRFSEKIHFKGKTIHINNQHFMPSAVENIVLNPTGEPIVSLITVVNGSSRKDFTLRNDNTKNLNGVTLGFGNNTDTDVTLNLKDGNLYISANDTVQASGMMSETGELIAPNTPKLVDTQKAYTYKNLTFAVKQFLPNASVQLAYQKPTQAMNPPDAFKAAISTNGASKELIVYGRTGEVGDFYTTSIDGVNVSVSYGSRIIKLPFAIQLNDFQLERYPGSMSPSSYASEVVLKDGATEMPFRIFMNNILKYKGYRFFQSSYDTDERGTILSVNHDSAGTSVTYFGYLLMAIGMVLTLFNRNSRFKTLLKASAKLREKRKKLFAVLVTGLILSISAQAQDTAPTPLNSDHAKSFEHLLIQDRKGRVEPVSTLASEILRKVAKKTSWEGMSPTEVFLDMQTNPELWKNIAVIKVANPELRRTIGMNGKYTSFNSIVRPREMGGYILSSAVQAAYAKESNHRNKFDKEIMNVDERVNILMAIFSGDFLTIFPVPNDDNHKWVSINEAQELPAQEAEFARQTVSAYLQSVQIRDWATANQLLSKLKQNQETIGAKIIPSATKVKMEVVYNNLNIFGKLSKIFMFTGLILLVLQLLTLFNPNIKLRYLKSFAFYFILLLFLAETAGLAIRWYISNHAPWSNGYESMVFISWATALGGLIFAKRSEITLSLTSVLAGLTLMVAGMSWMSPEITNLVPVLKSYWLIVHVAVITASYGFLGISALLGFLNLILMIFRNKRNSDRINHTIKELVNIIQIALIIGLLMVTLGSFLGGVWANESWGRYWGWDPKETWALVTVLVYTFITHMHRIPGMRGSFAMSVAAVLGISSVLMTYFGVNYYLSGLHSYAQGEAAPIPSGVYIAVAVVALVIVSAYFSEKTNPIVEEEVVSED, encoded by the coding sequence ATGAAGAAGCTAAGCTCATTCCTTTTTTCCATGTTTTTTACCGGAATCCTGGTAGTAATTTTTGCAATAGCCATTGGTTACGCCACCTTTATCGAGAACGATTATGGCACCACTACTGCAAAAATTCTCATTTACAATTCCAGGTGGTTCGAAATCTTGTTATTTATACTCTGCATCAACATTGTAGGCAGTGTTTTCAAATACAAACTTATTGCACGGAAAAAATGGACGATTCTGCTTTTTCATATTTCCTTTATCGTTATCGGTGTGGGAGCAATGATTACGCGTTATTACGGATATGAAGGGAATATGCATATTCGTGAAAATAGCTCGTCGGATTTTATTATTTCCGAAGCATCGTATGTAACGGTTAAGGTTACTGATGGAACTGAAACGGTTGAAGAATCAAGCGAAGTAAAATTCTCGCCCTACACGGCAAACCGTTTTTCTGAAAAGATCCATTTTAAAGGAAAAACAATCCATATTAACAATCAGCATTTTATGCCGTCGGCAGTTGAAAACATTGTTCTCAATCCTACCGGAGAACCAATTGTTTCGCTGATTACCGTTGTAAATGGTTCTTCGCGAAAAGACTTTACGCTTAGAAACGATAATACAAAGAATTTAAATGGTGTAACACTTGGTTTTGGCAACAATACAGATACCGATGTTACACTGAATTTAAAAGATGGCAACCTTTACATTTCGGCTAACGACACCGTTCAGGCGTCGGGAATGATGAGCGAAACCGGTGAGTTGATTGCGCCAAATACCCCAAAATTGGTGGACACACAAAAAGCTTACACGTATAAAAATCTCACCTTTGCTGTTAAGCAGTTTCTTCCAAATGCCTCGGTTCAATTGGCTTACCAAAAACCAACGCAGGCAATGAATCCGCCGGATGCTTTTAAAGCTGCAATTTCAACAAACGGTGCAAGCAAAGAGTTGATCGTTTATGGCCGCACCGGCGAAGTTGGCGATTTTTACACCACTTCCATCGACGGAGTGAACGTTTCAGTTTCATACGGTTCGCGAATTATAAAACTACCGTTTGCCATTCAGCTTAACGATTTCCAACTTGAGCGTTACCCGGGTTCTATGAGTCCTTCGTCGTACGCCAGTGAAGTTGTTTTAAAAGACGGCGCCACAGAAATGCCATTCCGCATTTTTATGAATAATATCTTGAAATATAAAGGATATCGTTTTTTCCAATCGTCGTACGACACCGACGAGCGCGGAACGATCCTGTCGGTAAACCACGATTCTGCCGGAACATCGGTAACTTATTTTGGTTATCTGCTTATGGCCATCGGCATGGTGTTGACTTTATTTAACCGAAACAGTCGTTTTAAAACCCTGCTGAAAGCATCGGCAAAACTACGCGAAAAACGTAAAAAGTTGTTTGCTGTTTTGGTAACAGGCTTGATATTGAGCATTAGTGCACAGGCACAAGATACAGCACCAACACCACTGAACAGCGACCACGCCAAGTCGTTTGAACATTTACTAATTCAGGATAGAAAAGGTCGTGTTGAACCGGTTTCCACACTGGCGTCCGAAATACTTCGGAAAGTGGCTAAAAAAACCAGCTGGGAAGGCATGTCGCCTACCGAGGTGTTTCTGGATATGCAAACCAACCCTGAACTTTGGAAAAATATTGCCGTTATTAAAGTAGCCAATCCTGAGTTGCGCAGAACAATTGGAATGAATGGAAAATACACTTCATTTAATTCAATCGTACGACCGCGCGAAATGGGCGGATATATACTTAGTTCTGCGGTTCAGGCAGCTTACGCAAAAGAGAGTAACCACCGCAATAAATTCGACAAAGAAATTATGAATGTTGACGAACGCGTTAACATTCTTATGGCCATTTTCTCCGGCGATTTTCTAACCATTTTCCCTGTACCCAACGATGATAATCATAAATGGGTGTCGATTAACGAAGCGCAGGAACTTCCCGCCCAGGAAGCTGAATTTGCACGACAAACAGTCTCGGCTTATCTTCAATCGGTACAAATTCGCGATTGGGCAACCGCCAACCAGTTACTTAGCAAACTGAAGCAAAACCAGGAAACTATTGGAGCCAAGATCATTCCATCGGCAACGAAAGTAAAAATGGAGGTGGTCTATAACAACCTGAACATCTTTGGGAAATTATCAAAGATTTTCATGTTCACCGGCTTAATTCTTCTGGTGTTGCAATTGCTCACCCTTTTTAATCCGAATATTAAATTACGCTACCTGAAGAGTTTTGCGTTTTACTTTATCCTGCTGCTGTTTTTGGCCGAAACTGCCGGACTGGCAATTCGCTGGTACATATCGAATCACGCGCCGTGGAGTAACGGTTACGAGTCGATGGTATTTATTAGTTGGGCTACGGCACTTGGCGGTCTGATCTTTGCCAAACGTTCGGAAATTACACTTTCACTAACATCAGTTTTGGCCGGATTAACTTTAATGGTGGCCGGCATGAGCTGGATGAGCCCTGAAATTACCAACCTGGTACCGGTTCTAAAATCGTACTGGTTAATTGTTCACGTGGCAGTTATTACGGCCAGCTACGGATTTTTGGGAATCAGTGCATTGCTTGGTTTCCTGAATCTCATTTTAATGATTTTCAGAAACAAACGCAATTCCGACAGAATCAACCACACCATAAAAGAACTTGTTAATATCATTCAGATTGCCTTGATTATTGGCTTATTAATGGTTACGCTGGGTTCGTTTTTAGGTGGCGTTTGGGCCAACGAAAGCTGGGGACGTTACTGGGGTTGGGATCCGAAAGAAACCTGGGCATTGGTAACGGTTTTAGTGTATACTTTTATTACGCACATGCACCGCATTCCCGGAATGCGTGGTAGTTTTGCCATGAGTGTGGCTGCTGTTTTAGGCATCAGCTCGGTACTGATGACCTATTTTGGAGTAAACTATTACCTGTCGGGTTTACACTCGTATGCACAGGGCGAAGCGGCACCAATTCCTTCAGGTGTTTATATTGCAGTGGCAGTTGTAGCCCTTGTTATTGTTTCGGCTTATTTCTCCGAAAAGACAAATCCGATTGTTGAGGAAGAAGTTGTTAGTGAAGACTAA
- a CDS encoding molybdopterin molybdotransferase MoeA yields the protein MNQFEEIQQLIDNLPPFFITEKVLLEDAFNRVLQEDVVADLNMPPFNKSAMDGYACRLEDIANELEVLEVINAGKIASVEVGKNQCVKIMTGAAVPTECDCVFMVEDAEELSENSVRCTNPNTNKNICYLGEDYKKGDILLKKGVVINVPQMAVLAGAGYAEVLVSKRPKVTVITTGSELVSPSETPKPGQIRNSNSSQVITQLRKMNIEIVDELTLVDDYKLLTENFNKALKSSDFVVFTGGASVGDFDFIPEILKEQGFKIYWDHTGIKPGNPMTFSEKDGKFVFGLSGNPVSSMVQFELIAKTVIYKLLGANYEPLRIKARMNFNYKRKKANRLAIIPVVINSDGAISEIPFHGSAHINALAFANALLEVPLGVSTIQTDEFAYVRPL from the coding sequence ATGAACCAGTTTGAAGAAATACAACAGCTGATCGACAATTTACCACCGTTTTTTATAACAGAAAAGGTGCTGCTTGAAGATGCTTTTAACCGGGTATTGCAGGAAGATGTGGTAGCCGATTTAAACATGCCGCCTTTTAATAAATCCGCAATGGATGGTTATGCTTGCCGGCTTGAAGATATTGCCAATGAGTTGGAAGTGCTGGAAGTAATAAATGCCGGCAAAATCGCGTCGGTTGAAGTTGGGAAAAATCAGTGTGTGAAAATTATGACGGGCGCTGCTGTCCCAACCGAATGTGATTGTGTATTCATGGTTGAAGATGCTGAAGAGCTTTCAGAAAATTCGGTTCGATGCACCAATCCAAACACCAACAAAAATATTTGCTACCTGGGTGAAGATTATAAAAAAGGAGACATACTCCTAAAAAAAGGAGTCGTAATAAATGTTCCGCAAATGGCTGTTTTGGCGGGTGCTGGTTATGCTGAAGTGTTGGTATCAAAACGTCCAAAAGTTACCGTAATTACTACAGGTAGCGAGTTGGTTTCACCATCTGAAACGCCAAAACCCGGACAAATCAGAAACAGTAATTCCAGCCAGGTAATTACTCAACTCAGGAAAATGAACATTGAAATTGTTGATGAGCTTACGCTGGTTGACGACTACAAACTGCTCACCGAAAATTTTAACAAAGCACTAAAATCAAGCGATTTTGTTGTATTCACCGGCGGAGCATCTGTTGGTGATTTCGATTTTATTCCTGAGATATTAAAAGAGCAAGGATTCAAAATATACTGGGACCACACCGGCATAAAACCGGGGAATCCAATGACATTTTCTGAAAAGGATGGTAAGTTTGTTTTTGGACTTTCAGGAAATCCTGTTTCGTCGATGGTGCAGTTTGAACTAATTGCTAAAACCGTAATTTATAAACTACTCGGAGCCAACTACGAACCTTTGCGCATAAAAGCCCGAATGAATTTTAACTATAAACGAAAAAAAGCCAATCGACTGGCAATTATTCCGGTTGTTATAAATTCGGATGGGGCCATTTCGGAGATTCCATTTCATGGATCGGCACATATAAATGCCCTGGCTTTTGCAAATGCTTTGCTTGAAGTACCGCTGGGAGTTTCAACAATTCAAACTGATGAATTTGCATATGTACGACCGCTTTAA
- a CDS encoding radical SAM protein, with product MNLHMYDRFNRHINYLRISVTDRCNFRCEYCMPAEGLPLKKHEDILSFDEITDIVKAGVKLGIRKLRITGGEPLVRKDLPKLITMLSAIPEIEDIGMTTNGVLLPRYAKALKAAGLKRVNISLDTMNPEKFKKITRDGELDDVLRGIDAALEAELLPVKINFVRIPGENEQDEQLVREFCQKKGLKLRFIRQMDLRTGEFYAVDGGLGGICKICNRLRLTADGFIVPCLHSELRYSTRELGIEEAYNQALENKPEKGVGTESHDFSNIGG from the coding sequence ATGAATTTGCATATGTACGACCGCTTTAACAGACATATCAACTACCTGCGCATTTCGGTTACCGACCGCTGCAATTTCCGTTGCGAATACTGCATGCCGGCCGAAGGTTTGCCGCTAAAAAAGCACGAGGATATTCTATCGTTTGACGAAATTACCGACATCGTTAAAGCAGGGGTAAAACTTGGTATTCGCAAGCTTAGAATTACCGGAGGCGAACCATTGGTGCGTAAAGATCTTCCGAAGCTTATCACGATGCTTTCAGCCATTCCGGAGATTGAAGACATTGGAATGACCACAAACGGAGTGCTTTTACCACGTTATGCCAAAGCTTTAAAAGCTGCCGGATTAAAACGGGTGAACATTAGTCTGGATACAATGAATCCTGAGAAATTCAAAAAAATTACCCGGGATGGAGAGCTTGATGATGTTCTGCGTGGAATTGACGCTGCCCTTGAAGCTGAACTTTTACCTGTAAAAATAAACTTTGTTCGCATTCCGGGCGAAAACGAGCAGGATGAACAGCTAGTACGGGAATTCTGCCAAAAGAAAGGTTTGAAGCTGCGTTTCATTCGCCAAATGGATTTGCGCACCGGCGAGTTTTATGCCGTTGACGGAGGTTTAGGCGGCATTTGCAAAATCTGTAATCGCTTGCGTTTAACTGCCGACGGCTTTATTGTTCCGTGCCTGCACTCGGAATTGCGCTACAGCACACGCGAACTGGGCATCGAAGAAGCATATAATCAGGCACTGGAAAACAAACCGGAAAAAGGAGTAGGAACTGAATCACATGATTTTTCAAATATTGGAGGATAA
- the moaC gene encoding cyclic pyranopterin monophosphate synthase MoaC, whose amino-acid sequence MSQLSHINDEGKANMVDVGHKPQQVRTAKASGFIALQPETIRLINESLIKKGDVITIAEIAGIQAAKETSRLIPLCHPLQLTKVEVKAEVQENGVMVKSLAKCIGQTGVEMEALTAVNVALLTIYDMCKAIDKNMVMGDVKLDFKEKI is encoded by the coding sequence ATGAGCCAATTATCACATATCAACGACGAAGGAAAAGCCAACATGGTGGATGTGGGTCACAAACCACAACAGGTACGCACCGCTAAAGCATCGGGTTTTATTGCCCTTCAGCCCGAAACCATTCGGCTGATTAATGAAAGCCTGATAAAAAAAGGCGATGTAATTACCATTGCTGAAATTGCCGGGATTCAGGCAGCAAAAGAAACATCGCGGCTGATCCCGCTTTGTCATCCACTACAATTAACCAAAGTTGAGGTGAAAGCTGAAGTTCAGGAAAATGGTGTGATGGTAAAAAGTTTGGCCAAATGCATTGGGCAAACCGGCGTTGAAATGGAAGCATTAACGGCCGTGAATGTTGCGCTGCTAACCATTTACGACATGTGCAAAGCTATTGACAAAAACATGGTTATGGGAGATGTAAAACTTGACTTTAAGGAGAAAATATAA